Proteins encoded by one window of Toxotes jaculatrix isolate fToxJac2 chromosome 22, fToxJac2.pri, whole genome shotgun sequence:
- the rhno1 gene encoding RAD9, HUS1, RAD1-interacting nuclear orphan protein 1 codes for MPRKARKAEKPPLLFLERPTGGARLQNVPEVRAALNPREFFTETQAHNSSSLNSWVSPQFDNSVAAAPPLRRGRRKCQSATSILDRCSQLSGKNSVCKFPSLSFQTRSRDQSHQPKSTRTKKATQSTVVSDAGNQPQGSCQIKKAVSSAQYLDTPRRPSASIRKRNVERFSGGAASSSRCLDQPETLSIQGKKCRIPADGTSTPASSEFSTGEVSSVGPPPDVDTPKVIQEGSSCTSSPSVHSLLAQPCTPPCNRPPEILVADTPERDYGLKVTWRRRRGLMLLLKERGHLSDSDVLIHS; via the exons ATGCCCCGTAAAGCCAGAAAGGCAGAGAAGCCTCCCCTGCTATTTCTGGAGCGGCCTACTGGTGGAGCCAGACTCCAAAATGTGCCTGAAGTCCGAGCAGCACTCAACCCCAGAGAATttttcacagagacacaagcacacaacagCTCATCTCTTAATTCATGG GTAAGCCCACAGTTTGACAATTCAGTTGCAGCTGCACCTCCACTGAGACGAGGGAGGAGAAAATGCCAGTCTGCCACAAGCATACTTGACCGTTGCAGTCAGCTGTCCGGGAAAAACAGTGTGTGCAAATTCCCCTCATTATCGTTTCAGACAAGGTCAAGAGACCAGTCTCATCAGCCCAAGAGTACACGCACAAAGAAAGCTACACAGTCTACTGTTGTGTCTGATGCAGGAAATCAACCACAGGGATCATGCCAAATCAAAAAGGCAGTTTCAAGTGCACAGTACTTAGACACACCAAGGAGACCGTCGGCCTCAATCAGGAAAAGGAATGTGGAGAGATTTTCTGGTGGTGCTGCATCCTCCAGCAGATGTTTGGATCAACCTGAAACTCTGTCTATTCAGGGGAAGAAATGCAGAATTCCAGCAGATGGTACTTCAACACCTGCCTCCAGTGAGTTCAGCACCGGTGAGGTCAGCAGTGTTGGTCCACCACCTGATGTGGACACTCCAAAAGTAATACAAGAAGGGAGTAGTTgtacctcctccccctctgtaCACTCGCTGCTGGCTCAACCATGTACACCACCATGTAATCGGCCACCTGAAATTTTGGTGGCTGACACACCAGAGAGGGATTATGGGTTGAAGGTGACatggagaagaaggaggggtCTGATGTTGTTGTTAAAAGAGAGGGGCCATCTCTCTGATTCAGATGTGCTGATTCACAGCTGA